The window ATAGCTGTTCACCCGGAACATCAAGGCCACCTGGTATTCCGTCACGGTCTGCCCTTCGATGAACAGCGGACGGGAGGATTCCGCGTTCAGTTTCACGGGGATGAAGGATTCGTTCAACTGCTTCAGGATACCATCGTCGCGGTAGGTCTTCTCGTTCATCCTTCTGCAGTTGGGACACCAGTCGGTGTAGAAGTTGACGATGATGAGCTTGCCGGAGCCTTTGGCCAGCGCCAGGGCCTGGTCGAGCCGCTGCCAGTTGGGCTCCGCCGCCTCTTTTTCGTTGCCTGCCCCCGCCGCCGCTAGAGGTACGCCAACTGTCACACTAACTGCGATTGCCAGACAGAAGGCTGCCACAATGCAGAGCGTGAGCTTGGCGCCCAGCCTTCGTCCGGTGTGACGTTCCATATCCATGATTTCAGTTTTGCTTACTTCGACGTGCGGCATGCACTGGATCCATTAGTGGGTGGTGCGCTGGGTAACGCGCTAGTCGATCGCGTGTTAACCAAAACCCTATGCGCTTTTGTTCACTGTAACCTACCGATCCCAGGCCGAAAGTCAAGCCGAAACCCCCGGTCGAACCCTCCGAGATAGGTCTTGTCATCCCCCCGTACTCCCCTCATATTACAGGGATTCGTCAACACGGCGCACTATCCGTTAATACACTCCCGGAACTCCAACAGATCCGGCGCACTGCTTGCTACGTGAAGGGCATCCATGACCATGCTCGAATCAACCTACCGGGAGGCATTTGACCAGTCGGCCGTCCTGTACGAGCGAGCGCTCGAGCGGTTCCCCAACGGGGTGACCCACGATGGCCGGTTCATGCGTCCCTTCCCGGTATATATCGATCGGGCCCAGGGGTCGAGGAAGTGGTCGGTGGAGGGCCGGGAGATCATCGATTACTGGATGGGGCACGGGTCTCTGATCCTGGGCCACAGCCATCCGGTGATCGTAGAGGCGATCGCGGAGCAGGCGGCGCGGGGCACCCACTACGGGGCGTGCCACGAACTCGAGATCGAATGGGCGGACATGATCCGGCAACTGATGCCCTCCGCGGAGACGGTCCGTTTCGTGTCCTCCGGTACGGAAGCCACACTCATGGCCATTCGTCTGGCGCGGACCTTCACGGGAAGGCGGAAGGTCATCAAGTTTCGGGGGCATTATCACGGCTGGCACGACCAGGTGCTGGACGGGGTGGGGCCCGGGAACAACCGGCCCATGCCGGGCGTGCTGCGGGAGGTGTTCGATACGCTGATCAGCCTGCCGGAGGTCAACCTGGACCGCGTGGCGGACGTACTGAAGCGCGACAACGACGTCGCCTGCCTCATCCTGGAACCGACGGGGGCCATGTTCGGCGGCGTGGAGCTGTCCGACGACATCGTACCAGGCCTGCGGGAGCTTACCGAGCGGTACGGCGTGATCTTCGTCATGGACGAGGTTGTGACGGGATTTCGTTGCGCGCCGGGCGGGGCGCAGGAATACTACGGGGTCAGGCCGGACCTGAGCACGCTGGCCAAGATCGTGGCCGCGGGGCTGAACGGCGGCGCCCTGGTGGGCCGCGCGGACATCATGGAACTGCTGGAACTTCGGGACGATGCGGAATGGCAGACGGACAAGAAGATGCTGCACTACGGGACCTTTAACGCCAACCCTCTTTCCGCGGCCGCGGGTATCGCCATGCTCAGGCGCATCACCGATGGCCGGGACATCGCCGTGGCCAACGAACGGGCGGCAGAATTACGCAAGCGAATGTCGGAGGTGCTGGCAGCCAACCGACTGGACGGCTGGCGGGTCTACGGTTCATTTTCCGGTTTCAAGATCCTGTCTGCGGGAACGGCCACCGCGGACCGCCGAAGCGACGCAGACCTGCTCCACGCCATACGGCAGGCTTTGCTCCTGAACGGCGTGGATTGCATGGGGGTCGACGGGCTTACTTCATCGGTCCATACCTCAGAGGACGTGGATCGCACCGTCGAGGCCTTCGACGGCGCGATTTCGCTGTTGCGCAGGGACAGGATAATCCCTTGACAGTGGCAGCGCCCGCGCGTAGGTTGCGCCGGTGTTCTAAGCGCCGCGTTTTATGCGTAAACGCCCATGCAGAACGCCCTTGCCGGAAGCGCTTCGCAGAACGTGATGGCAAAGGATTTCAGAATCCTACACAAAACCGTTTAGACTAACCGATTACAAAAACCATTTCCATCCGATACAAACAATCATTTCAATTCAAGGAGAGAAGACATCATGGCGACCGAAAGAGCTGGTGCGGCGACCTTTCAAGGCAACGGGCTGACCCTGGTCGGTGACGAAGTAAAGGTGGGCGATGCAGCACCGGACTTTTCCGTGCTGGGCGATGACCTTTCCGCCGTTACCCTGGCGGACTACGCAGGAAAGGTGAAGGTTATCTGCCTTGTACCGTCCCTGGACACGCCGGTCTGCGACACCGAAATACGGCGTTTCAACCAGGAGGCCGCGGGCCTGGGCGACAACGTCGCGGTGCTGGCGGTCAGCACGGACCTGCCCTTCGCCCAGAAGCGCTGGTGCGGCGACGCGGGCGCCGACGACGTGACGGCGCTGTCCGATCACCGGGACACCTCGCTGGGCGTAGCCTACGGCGCCGTGATCAAGGAACTGCGCCTGTTGTCGCGTGCCGTTTTCGTCATTGATGCTTCCAACACCGTGCGTTACGCGGAGTACGTGACGGAAATCACCGAGGAACCGGATTACAACGCCGCGCTCGCGGCAGCCCGGGCCGCCGTCTGAGTACGGGCCAGTCAGCGCGATCCGGCCAGACCGACCGGTAAACTGCGATCCAATCCTGAGAAGCGGCCGGGGACGATACACCACCCCGGCCGTTTTCTCATTTTCCAGACGAGGTACGAAATCATGGCCGAACTCACCTATCACGCGCACGCCAGTTTTTCGCTGTCCGACGGCAGCCATGACCTGCTGTTCGACCCCTTCATCACCGGCAATCCGCTGGCGACGATTTCAGCGGACGGCCTGAATCCCAACTACATCCTGCTGACCCACGGACACGGCGACCATATCGCCGACGCGGTGCCCATCGCCCGTCGATGCGGGGCGACGATCATCGCCTCCTACGAACTGGCCAACTACTGCGAGGCCCAGGGCGCCGTCACGCACGACCTGGGGATCGGCGGTTCGAACACCTTTCCCTTTGGACGGGTGAAGCTGACGCAGGCAACCCACAGTTCCTCGATCACCACGGACGACGGGACCATCGTGTATCTGGGCAATCCCGCGGGTATCATCGTCGACTTCGACGGAAAGACGATCTACAACACAGGCGACACGGGACTCTTCGGCGACATGGCCCTGATCGGGCGGATGGAGAAGCCCGACGTGGTGATCATGCCCATCGGGGACAACTACACCATGGGTATCGACGACGCCGTGGAAGCGGTCCGGATGATCGGCGCCGGAACCGTAATCCCGGTCCACTACAATACCTTCCCTGTGATCGAGCAGGATCCGGCCGAATTTGCCGAAAAGGTGGGCGATCTGGCCCGCTGCATCGTGCTGGAACCGGGCGAGTCGGTCGAGTTGTAGGCGGCGCAACAAGTCCAGGATCGTCGCGGTCCACCCCGACGAATCGGTCCAGCTGTTGGCCGCGGACAGATTTCAGGCAAGTTGCCGCGCCGCCAGCTTTACTGAAGCCGCCTGAGCCGCATGGCCATCATGGGCGGAGTTTCCCTGAAGTTCGCCCACGACAGCTCGCGATCGGCCTCCAGGCTTTCATCGAAGGCCCTCTCCTCTAATCCATCCAGGACGAACCCCGCCTCAAAGCACGCGGACAGCAGCACGGCCAAGGGGCGGTGGAAGTAGTATTGCGGTACGGGCTGTCCGACGATACCCAGGCCCTTGAAGGGTTGCGGCGTCAGGTAACGCTCGATCTTGATCCCGAACTTCCTTATCATCTCCCCGTCGCGGTCTTCCTGTTCCGCGTAGCGTACCGCGCAGGGCGCCTGGAAGCACGGGTGCGTAAGGCTGCACACGAAGACGCCGCCGGGCTTGAGGAGACCGCGGACGGCCTCGAACATCGGTCCGATCACGGCCATGTCCATGACGGCCATGTTCGACACCGCCGCGTCGAAGACATCCCCGCCCAGCGCTTCCAGCCGCTCCGAATCCGTCACGTCGATCACCTGGTAATCTACGCTGCCCGCGTTTTCGTTTTCCGGACATCCCTCCGCCCGTTCCACCGTACGCTGTCGGGCGCGTTCGATCATTACGTCGCTACCGTCAATCGCCGTGACCCGGGCGCCCAGTCCGGCGAGATACCGCGAGAAGTTCCCGTTCCCGCACCCGATGTCGAGCACGCGGTCACCGGACTGCACGGCAAGCAGACGCTCCATTGCCGGCCGTACCAGCAGATTGTGGAAGTCGTTGCTGTGCGCGCCCATGTAGTCGTCCCAGAACGCGGCGTTCTGGTTCCACCTCTGTTGCGCCTCGCCGGCCAGTTCCGGCCAGTCTGATGTGGGCATAACTGCTCCTGTGTGAAGTCCCGTTCAGGTCTCACGTTCACGCGGAACCGTCATTTCGTTGAACAGTGAAGAGAATCTGGTCAGGGAACGGAAATCCCGCTACTCGAACACTCGCATGGGCGGATCTTCAACCGGCAGGCCGTGTTCCGCGGCCCACGCGCGCAGGGGCACGTCGTCGCCTTCCCAGGGTTGGCAGAACAGTTGCGCCGTGATGGGATCCATGCGTTCGAGCACGTCTTCGGGAGGCGTCGGATGCTGCTGGGCCCACCAGCGGTAGGCGTAGCTTACGAGGAGTACCTTGGTGGTGTCGCGGGTGAAATTGACGGCGGGCGTGTGATAAGTGCTCGTGCTGAAGATGTAGGCGTCGCCCGCCTCGAGCGCGGGCTCGATGAATCCCGGCGGATCGAGGGAACCCTTCTTGAACCGCAGCGCCTCGTTCAGTCTGTGGCTCCCGGGCACGAGCATGGTCACCCCTGCATCGGGCGATGGGAAGTCCGTCAGGCAGTAGCCGACGCGGACCGCTACGGTCCCCCGGATAGGGTGGTCGGGCGTGAAGTTGTTCAGGTCCCGGTGCCAGTTCCGGAAGGAACGGCCGTCACCGTCGGGATAGATCGGCTCGTCGGAGGCCGATTGGGGATACTTGTAGATGAGGTGCCCTCGCATGAGGTGGATGTTGTAGGAGAGCAGTTGCACTACCAGGGGTACCGTGCGGCTGTTGGTGGTGAGCTCGACCAGGGCGTCGTCCTCGTAGAGATCTATGTACCGGTTGGCATAGTAGTTGTGTACGGGGCCGGCGGTTTCCATGAACCGATCGCCGACGGCCACCACCCGGTTGCGGAGATCATCGTCGAGGGCGTTCTTGACGATCAGGTATCCGTGTTTGCGGAAGTGCTCGCGCTGTTCCGGGGTAAGAGGTGTGAACTCCATCGCTTGCGATTCCTGAAAGAACGTCAGTGGGTTTCCGGCGGCATGAACAAATATAGAAGCTGGCGCATAGCTCGTCAACACTCCCCTCGCCAAACGACCCGCCAACCTCCCAGGCCGCATACGTCCGGCTCCCGAGCCGCGCCACCGCCCTGCCAGCAAGCCGTTGACACCCGTTCCCACCTGGTATATGTTCTTGCCGTTTCCCCGTACCCAGGCGACCGCGCCTTACCTTTCAACCGACTTGCCAGACCGGAGCGATCCATGCCGAGGAACGACGCGATTTCGATCACCAGCCCCATGCCTCCGCCGCCGTGGGCCCTGCTCGAACGTGAACTGATCCGGGCCAACAGCGAGCACACACGCGTGTTCTTCGACCGGTACTTCGACGAACGGGGCTACCTGCTCTGCGTCGAGCGCTGGGGCGCCCTGGACGGACCCGATGACGCCATCGAGAACCTGACCAATGTGCCCGCCCTCTACCTGATCGGGGGTTCGGATGACCTCGTGGCCATCTGCCAGAAGGCCCAGGAAGGCCACTTCCGGCAGTACACCGAGGCCCGGACCGAGGAGGTGGAATTTGCCCGCGAGGGCATGTACTACCGGGAGTTCCCCGTGATGTTCGACTGGGCCCATCACCAGGAGGGCAACGCCGTGACGGGGACCATCGGGCTGTGCGACCCCGGCGACGACCGGCATATCCGGCGGCTCAAGCGGTTCGCGGGGTTCTTCATGGAGGGCGACGACCTGCCCGGACAGATCGAAGTGCCCAACTGGGACCCGGAGCACAGGGTCATCCGCAGCATGTTCAACGGCAGCCGCGGGTCGCTCCTGCGCAGGACCACGCCCCTCGACTGGGCCGGCGACCGTATCGAGGACGGCCGTTTCATCCTGGCCCACGGTGAGCGGCATTACCAGGACATGCTGGACCACTACATCGGCTACGACGACGTGGCCGGGGATCATCCGTTGAACCTGGCCGCCACCTGCATGGCCTTCAACGCGTACGTCCATACGAAGGATACGAAGTACAGGGACTGGCTGCTCGGGTACGCCGACGCGTGGGTGGAACGGACCCGCGCGAACGGCGGGATCATCCCGTCGAACATCGGCCTGGACGGCACGATCGGCGGTGCCGCGGACGGACGCTGGTGGGGCGGCGTCTACGGTTGGGCCCATACGACGATCACGCCCCACACAGGCGAGCCCAAGAGCCGCCTCGGTGTCGCCCGCTGCCTGGACGGTTTCGGCAACGCGCTCATTCTGACGGGTGACCGGCGCTACCTCGAACCCTGGCGCACTACCCTCGATGGGGTCAACGCGAACAGCAAGGTGATCGACGGCGTGGAGATGTATCCCCGCATGCACAACGACGACGGCTGGTACGAGTGGATGCCTGAACCGTACGATGACGGTGCCCTCGAGCTCTACTACTGGTCCATGGACGAGGCGGACCGCGGCCGGGTGAAGAGCCCCTGGATCGATTTTCTCGAAGGAAACAACCCCGGATATCCAGTCGAAGCGCTGCAGCGGGACATCGGCGTGGTTAGGCGGAAAGTTCAGGACATGTACAACGATCCCACTACGCCCGATACCCGGCTGTCGGACAACCCGAACAGTTTCCGCCCCGCCACGGTCGACGCCCTCGTCGAACTGACCATGGGCGGTACGATACCCCGGGTGGGACGACCGCTCCACACGCGGCTGCGCTACTTCGACCCGCGCCGCGCCCGGCCGGGCCTGCCACCCGACGTAGGCGCCCTGGTGGAGGGACTGACCGCTGACGAGACGCGGGTAAGTCTCGTCAACCTCAACCAGCTCGAGCCTCGGACGGTGGTGGTACAGGGCGGCACCTACGGGGAGCACCAGTGGACGACCGTCCGGGTCGACGGCGGTGAAGCGCGGCCCGTGGACGACCGGGTCCTGACCGTGAATCTGGCGCCCGGCGCCGGCGCGCGCCTCACGATCGGCACGTCGCGGTACGCCAATGATCCCACGGGCGATTTTCCCTTCTAGGCCGGTCCCGTATGCGTCGGTGCGTTTCCTCCTCGTCCGAACCCATAGGCGACGAACGACATTCTTCATTGAAGTGCTTCGGAATTCGTGATCTCCCGCACGCTTTTTTCGTAGTCCATCACATTTTACACGGATTTAACCTCCGGGAAATATCCCTGTAACAGACGGGAGCTATATTAGGATTTCATTTTCGTGTGGCAGTTTCAAATCCATCACAACAGGGAGGATTTCCGTATGTCCCTTAGCGGCATATTACGTATCGCTGTGTGCCTGGCGCTTGGTATTCCCGGCCTGGCCCTCGCGCAGGAAGAGGCGGCGGCCCCGGCGGCCGTTTTGAACACCGGGGATACCGCCTGGATGCTGGTCAGCTGCGCCCTGGTGCTGCTCATGCTGCCCGGCCTGGCCATGTTCTACGGCGGGCTCACGCGCACCCGGAACGTGCTGGGCACCATGATGCACAGTTTCGCGGCCATGGGCATCATGGGCGTGCAGTGGGTGATCTTCGGATTCGCCCTGGCCTTTGGCGCGGGCACGATCATACCGGGCGTGCTCGGCTGGAGCTCCGAATACTTTCTTTTGAACGGCGTCGGTCCCGGGACCCTCTGGGACGGGACAAACATTCCCACCTATCTGTTCGCCATGTTCCAGGGCATGTTCGCCATCATCACCCCTGCCCTGATCGCCGGGGCCATCGCCGAACGCGTGAAGTTCGGCGCCTACTGCCTGCTGATCCTGCTCTGGGGCTTCGTGGTGTACGAACCCCTGTGCTACATGGTATGGAACGCGGAAGGCTTGCTCTTCAAGGATGGCGCCATTGACTTTGCCGGCGGTACGGTAGTTCACATATCGTCGGGCGTGGCCGGTCTGGTGGCCGCGATGGTGCTCGGTCCCCGGCTCGGTTATCCTTCCCGGGCCATGAAGCCCAACAACCTGACCATGACGCTCATCGGCGCCGGCCTGCTCTGGATCGGCTGGTTCGGCTTCAACGCCGGTTCCGCCGTGTCCGCGGGTGAAACAGCTGTCCAAGCCCTGACGGTGACCCAGATCTCCGCCGCGGCGGGCGCCGTGGGCTGGATCGTGACGGAGCTTATACATCACGGCAAGGCCTCGAGCCTGGGCATAGTCTCCGGCATCCTGGCTGGCCTGGTTGCCATCACGCCCGCCGCGGGCAGTGTGACGCCGGCCTGGGCCCTGGTATTCGGTTTCGGCGCCGCCGTGGTGTGCTTCCTGATGGTGCAGCTCAAGGGCAAGCTGGGCTACGACGATACCCTCGACGTCTTCGCCATTCACGGCATCGGCGGGATGTTCGGCGCGCTGCTGGTCGGCCTGGTCGCCACCGACGTCGGCGGGTGGTCCCAGTTCCTGATCCAGATCAAGGGCGTGGTCATCGCCATCGCGCTTTCGGCCGTCGGGACCGGCGTGCTCGTGTGGCTGATCGATCGGACGATCGGGCTTCGCGCCTCGGACGAAGATCAGCTGGTCGGCCTGGACCACTCCCAGCACGGCGAGGACGGTTACGGTCTGACTCACCTGTAGTCGGCCACGGAATCAGCGCGGTGCACGGGCAGCGCGAAAACTGCCCGATTCTACCTAAGGACTATTACTTCAGGAGACGTCAGACCCATGAAACTGATCATAGCCATCATCAGACCGGAGAAGCTCGACGACGTCCGGAACGCGCTCGTCGAGAAAGGCATCCCCGGCATGACCCTGTCCAGGGTGTCGGGACACGGCCGCACCGCCCACCGCAGGGGACTCTACCGGGGACAGGAAATCGACATCCCCCTCGCGGCCAAGATCCGCATGGAAATCGCGGTCACGAACGACCAGAAGGACGAGATTGTGGACCTGATCTGGCAGGCCGCGAGATCCGGAGGCGACAGGACGGGGGACGGAAAGATATTCGTCGTACCCGTCGAAGAGAGTGTCCGCATCAGCAGCGGGGAAAGAGGCGAGGACGCGGTGTAGAGGAGTGGTGTGGACACTTGTAGGGGGCAGTGTAGGGGAATGTGTTGTGAGACCGCCGGTCCGGTGGTTCAGTCGGGCCGGCGGTTTCTTTATTATAAGGCCTTAAAGCGCCTCCGCCCGCATCCTGAGATCGCCAACACCCTCCGTCATGGCCTGCAGGCGGGGGCGTTCGGATCGCAGGATCCGCTCGTGGGGTTTGAGCGCGTCGGGACTGTACTGCATAATCGACGCCAGGTGGGCGTCTGTGGTGGGTCGGCAGGCGTATTTCAGGGCGATGTAACGCCTGCGTCCGGCCTTACCGTACACGGCGTGATAGAGACTCTGGCTGAAGGCCACCGCGTCGCCCGGATCCGTCTCCACGGGGTGACAGGGGACCTCGCTGCCGGTAGCGCCGAAGAACGCCGGATCATTCAGGCCGTGCCGCTGCTGGAACGGTGACAGCTCCTCGTGAAATGGCGAGCGGTGTGAACCCGGAATGACGCGCAGTGCCCCGGCATCCTTCCGCATCGGGTCCAGGTAAATCATGATCTTGATGCGAAGGTAGCCGAGTTCTCGTGGTCCGGGACGGTCCGCGTGCCAGTGATGATGGGGCCGGCGCGTCATGGTGCCCCGTACGCCTTCCGATCCCATCCACATCATGTCCTGCCCCAGCAACTGCGTCATGGGCGTGTAGAGGCGGTCATCTTCGATCAGCGGCAGGGTGGCGGAGCGCAGCTCGAGGAACGGCGCGGTGGAAACCTGCTCCTCCCCTTCAGGCGTGTGGCCCAGTTCCGCCGTCCAGATCTCGTCCGCAAGGCGGCCAATCTCCTCGATCTCTGCGGTATCGAAGATCTGCCGAAGTACGATGAAACCGAACACGCGGAACTGATGAATCTGGTCTTCCGTAAGCATGAATGCCCCCTTGGCATTCGCGGGATAAGTGCCCATCCCGGTTCACAAAGCGTCCACGGCCGCGATCCTCGTTTTGACTGCTGATGTCAGGCGCCATCGAATCACAACCCGAACCGGCGAACGAGTAGCAGGCTGTACTCGCGCGGACGCGCGTAGGCGATTTCCGCATAGCCCGATCCCGTGGTCAGTGACGAGTTTCCGGTGACGGGATACACCTCGTTCGTCGCGTTGCGAACGCCGGCAACGGCCCTCCAGCTACCCGTCCGCGGTTGAAGCGTGAGCGACGCGTCCAGATTGACGACGCCGTCCAGTTGGGCGATTTCCCGTGTATTGATGGCATCGAAGAAAGCGCTGCCGCGCCGGGAAACGTCCGAATGGATGAGCACCGAGTATCCACCAAGGCCGAATGCGTATCCGAGGCCCAGGTTCGCTTGCACCGTGGGCGTGTACGGCAATTCGTGCGCCGTGGTGACCGCGGTGGTGGCGCCGAGCAACGTGAAGTCCTGCGAAATGGACCGGATGCGGTCCTTGAGATAGCCTGCTCCGCCCTGGATCCGCCATGACCGCGTGGGCGTCCACGTCCCTTCGATCTCCGCGCCGCTGATCGTCGCCTTGCCGGCGTTGAGCAGAAACGGCACGGGACCGAGTCGGTAGATAAACTGCATGTCTCGATAAGCCGTGGTGAAAACAGCGCCTTGCATCCGCAGGCCTTTGTCGGGCAGATTCGTTTTGAAGCCCGCTTCCCAGCTCAAAGCGCGCTCTTCATCGAATGAATGGAAGTTGTCGAGGAATTCCTGCGACGCCACGGTGGCAAAAAAAGAGTTCCAGCCACCGCCCTTGAAGCCCTGCGCGTACCTGGCGTAGGTCATGAGTCCGTCAGACCAGTGACAGTCGACGGCAGCGGACAGGGTGATAGCGCTGAATGACCGCTCGTACAAGCGTTTGGGCAAGAACTTGACCTCCGGCGCGGCGTGGACGAATTGATCCGGCGTCGATCCCCTGGTCTCCGCGGTTCGACGTGCGCCGAAGGATGCTTCCAGTCTGTCCGCAACGTGCAGTTTCCATTCCCCGAATACCGCCCAGGCGCGGTTGGATACCTCATTGTAATTCGCAACCGGCGAAACGTAAATGGCCGGGGCTACGTCAAGGGCATCTTCCACTTGCTCCCTGAAATAGAAAATGCCCGCAACCCCGGAGAATCGCCCGCCGGAAAAAAGATACTGCAATTCCTGGCTGAATTGCGCGCCATCGCTTTCGTAGTGCGTATGCAAAACACTGAACGGCGTATTGTCCGCGTCGCGCCTCCCCGTCCAGTTCAGTGTTCGCCAGGCGGTGATGGACTTGAGTATCGATCTGGCGCCCAGTACGCCGGTCACGTTCAACGCGAGGCCCTGATTGTCGTAACTGCTTTCCATGGGCGCCGTGCCATGGTTCCGGAACGGACCGGCGCGCCACTGATTGTTCACGCATCGCGGGTCTGCGTTCTCAGCGGTATAGCCCACCGGTGGTCCGCCGCCGATATCGTCCCCGGTAACCGGATTGAAGCGGGGGCCAGGTCCCGCGGATAGAAAAAACGCGTCCGGACAGCCGCCCTCCTGACTGCGAATGGCACCGAAATGCGCGGCCGGCACGGGATTCGCCGGATCGGTGTTATTCCCGTAAGCCGCGAATACCATGGGCGAACCGTTTTCATCCGCCCTGGCGTAGTCGAAGCGCAGTTTCGCGCGCACCGTGCTGGTAACGGAGTAATCGGCTTTTACGAAAATGGATAAATCGCGCACGTCGCCGAGATCGAGCCCGTCGGACACCCGCGTCACATATCCATTCTGTCGCTTAACGCCGGCGGCGATTCTGGTCTTCAGATTCGGGGCCAATGGGGCGTCCAGCGCCCCGAACAGAGACCATAACCCGTCGCTGCCCAGGCCAAGCCTTGCGTCTCCGCCCCATACCGACCCCGGATTCACCGTATTGAGCAACACGGCGCCGCCGATGGTGTTGCGTCCGAAAAGCGTGCCCTGGGGTCCCCGTAGAACCTGTACGTCGGCAACGTCCCGCATCGCCATGGCGCCGCCCACCGACTGGCCTCGGTACACATCGTCCACATACAACCCCACGCCCGGGTCCACGCTCGCGGCCGGGTTCAATTGACCGATACCGCGAATGAATACCACGGAAGACGCATTGTTACCCGACATGGGCGCGTTGTTTGCGAACTCCAGGTTCGGGGTCGTCTTGGCAATGTCCTGCGTCGAGGTCAATTGCCGGCGTTCCAAATCCTCCGAAGAGATGGCGGTCACGGAAACGGGAACATCCTGTATTTCCTCGTCCACGCGACGGGCCGTCACCGTGACTGTCTC is drawn from Gemmatimonadota bacterium and contains these coding sequences:
- a CDS encoding TonB-dependent receptor yields the protein MTSRSLSHLMTIALALCALRSTAQEPAAVDTLSAAEAEIAFTHETVTVTARRVDEEIQDVPVSVTAISSEDLERRQLTSTQDIAKTTPNLEFANNAPMSGNNASSVVFIRGIGQLNPAASVDPGVGLYVDDVYRGQSVGGAMAMRDVADVQVLRGPQGTLFGRNTIGGAVLLNTVNPGSVWGGDARLGLGSDGLWSLFGALDAPLAPNLKTRIAAGVKRQNGYVTRVSDGLDLGDVRDLSIFVKADYSVTSTVRAKLRFDYARADENGSPMVFAAYGNNTDPANPVPAAHFGAIRSQEGGCPDAFFLSAGPGPRFNPVTGDDIGGGPPVGYTAENADPRCVNNQWRAGPFRNHGTAPMESSYDNQGLALNVTGVLGARSILKSITAWRTLNWTGRRDADNTPFSVLHTHYESDGAQFSQELQYLFSGGRFSGVAGIFYFREQVEDALDVAPAIYVSPVANYNEVSNRAWAVFGEWKLHVADRLEASFGARRTAETRGSTPDQFVHAAPEVKFLPKRLYERSFSAITLSAAVDCHWSDGLMTYARYAQGFKGGGWNSFFATVASQEFLDNFHSFDEERALSWEAGFKTNLPDKGLRMQGAVFTTAYRDMQFIYRLGPVPFLLNAGKATISGAEIEGTWTPTRSWRIQGGAGYLKDRIRSISQDFTLLGATTAVTTAHELPYTPTVQANLGLGYAFGLGGYSVLIHSDVSRRGSAFFDAINTREIAQLDGVVNLDASLTLQPRTGSWRAVAGVRNATNEVYPVTGNSSLTTGSGYAEIAYARPREYSLLLVRRFGL